One window of Microbacterium sp. 1S1 genomic DNA carries:
- a CDS encoding alpha/beta fold hydrolase yields MDIILIPGLWLDAASWDDVVAVLAKAGHRARPLTLPGLDASPETAADIGIDDWLASAVAAVDTADGDVVVVGHSGGGNVAWGVADARPDRVARVVFVDTVPPPSGSGIGEFPVQDGLVAFPGWDFFPDEDVHDLDARMRERAAPLTHGIPARVPTDGLTLSDSARYRIPVTLLMGGLDQAAFEEVIDQWGPYAEEYRAIDDSEVIRIGSGHWPQFSVPERLGDLLLRAIDR; encoded by the coding sequence ATGGACATCATCCTCATCCCGGGCCTCTGGCTCGACGCAGCGAGCTGGGACGACGTCGTCGCCGTTCTCGCGAAGGCGGGCCACCGCGCTCGCCCGCTGACCCTGCCCGGCCTCGACGCCTCTCCGGAGACGGCGGCGGACATCGGAATCGACGACTGGCTGGCTTCGGCGGTCGCCGCGGTGGATACCGCCGACGGTGACGTGGTCGTCGTCGGACACAGCGGTGGTGGCAACGTGGCGTGGGGGGTCGCCGACGCACGCCCGGACCGCGTGGCGCGAGTCGTGTTCGTGGACACGGTGCCGCCGCCATCCGGCAGCGGCATCGGCGAGTTCCCCGTCCAGGACGGGCTGGTCGCCTTCCCCGGCTGGGACTTCTTCCCCGACGAAGACGTGCACGACCTCGACGCCCGGATGCGGGAACGGGCGGCCCCGCTCACCCACGGGATCCCCGCGCGGGTGCCGACTGACGGGCTGACCCTGAGCGACTCCGCGCGGTATCGGATCCCGGTGACCCTCCTGATGGGCGGCTTGGATCAGGCCGCGTTCGAGGAGGTCATCGACCAATGGGGACCGTATGCGGAGGAGTACCGCGCGATCGACGATTCCGAGGTCATCCGCATCGGGTCGGGGCATTGGCCGCAGTTCTCGGTGCCGGAGCGCCTCGGAGACCTGCTGCTACGGGCGATCGACCGCTGA
- the serB gene encoding phosphoserine phosphatase SerB yields MTTARFLVVLDADSTLIRNEVIELLAEEAGRRDEVQAATEAAMRGEIDFATSLRSRVAALEGVPVEAFARVRDRIDPTPGVRDLTAAVHARGGVVGVVSGGFHEILDHVAPGLGVDRWRANRLAVAGGSLTGQVDGDIVDGAAKASWLRTWAEELGVPPRATIAIGDGANDLPMMAVAGLGLAFNAKPAVRESASLVIGPLDLGAVIPLLP; encoded by the coding sequence GTGACCACCGCGCGCTTCCTCGTCGTCCTCGATGCCGATTCCACGTTGATCCGGAACGAGGTGATCGAGCTCCTCGCCGAGGAGGCCGGCCGCCGCGACGAGGTACAGGCAGCGACCGAAGCCGCGATGCGCGGCGAGATCGACTTCGCGACCAGCCTCCGTTCGCGCGTCGCCGCCCTCGAAGGGGTTCCCGTCGAGGCGTTCGCCCGGGTGCGCGACCGCATCGACCCCACCCCCGGCGTCCGCGACCTCACCGCCGCGGTGCATGCGAGAGGCGGAGTCGTCGGGGTCGTGTCGGGGGGATTCCACGAGATCCTCGACCATGTCGCGCCGGGACTCGGCGTCGACCGCTGGCGCGCCAACCGACTGGCGGTCGCGGGTGGGTCCCTGACGGGGCAGGTGGACGGCGACATCGTCGACGGCGCGGCGAAGGCCTCCTGGCTGCGCACATGGGCCGAGGAGCTCGGGGTCCCGCCGCGCGCGACGATCGCGATCGGCGACGGTGCCAACGACCTCCCGATGATGGCGGTCGCCGGGTTGGGCCTGGCCTTCAACGCGAAGCCGGCGGTGCGGGAGTCGGCGAGCCTTGTCATCGGTCCGCTCGACCTCGGCGCGGTCATCCCCCTGCTGCCCTGA
- a CDS encoding beta-ketoacyl-ACP reductase: protein MSAERVVLVTGGNRGIGRAIAERFVREGYRVAVTARSGEGPEGTMTVRADVTDAAALDAAFTEVEQQLGPVEIVVANAGITKDTLLMRMSEDDFDSVIATNLGGTFRVVKRASKGMLRARFGRVILISSVVGLYGSAGQTNYAASKSALVGFARSLTRELGGRGITANVVAPGFIETDMTAELPEETQKQYKANIPAGRFATPDEVAGVVTWLASDDAGYISGAVIPVDGGLGMGH from the coding sequence ATGAGCGCGGAGCGCGTCGTCCTCGTCACCGGTGGCAACCGCGGCATCGGCCGCGCCATTGCGGAGCGCTTCGTGCGGGAGGGTTATCGAGTCGCCGTGACGGCCCGCAGCGGAGAAGGTCCGGAAGGCACGATGACGGTGCGCGCGGATGTCACGGACGCTGCGGCGCTCGACGCCGCGTTCACCGAGGTCGAGCAGCAGCTCGGCCCGGTGGAGATCGTCGTCGCCAACGCCGGCATCACCAAGGACACCCTGCTCATGCGCATGAGCGAGGACGACTTCGACAGCGTCATCGCGACGAACCTCGGCGGAACCTTCCGCGTCGTCAAGCGTGCGTCCAAGGGGATGCTGCGCGCCAGGTTCGGTCGCGTCATCCTCATCTCGAGTGTCGTCGGGCTGTACGGCTCTGCGGGGCAGACCAACTATGCCGCCTCCAAGAGCGCGCTCGTCGGGTTCGCCCGATCGCTCACGCGAGAGCTCGGCGGCCGCGGGATCACCGCCAACGTCGTGGCGCCCGGGTTCATCGAAACCGACATGACCGCTGAGCTGCCGGAGGAGACGCAGAAGCAGTACAAGGCGAACATCCCCGCAGGACGCTTCGCGACGCCGGACGAAGTCGCGGGCGTCGTGACCTGGCTGGCGAGCGACGATGCCGGATACATCTCCGGCGCCGTGATCCCGGTCGACGGCGGTCTCGGCATGGGGCATTGA